From Oreochromis niloticus isolate F11D_XX linkage group LG15, O_niloticus_UMD_NMBU, whole genome shotgun sequence:
CTGCCCATGAAATCTATAATCTTGTTGCCATAAGTCATGAGCATGCATATGTGCATACTGCAAGTTTAATTAAACTgatgacacagagagacagccaaaAATAGCTGAAGAGGTTCTTTGTTTTTACCTTCAAAACTTCATTGTAAACCGGATCAGTCGTGTTCTTCTTCACTGACGTCTTCAGTTTGCAGCTCTTGTCCGGCAGCACGTAGATTTTCACGTATCTGCGcaacagaataaaaaataaataaataaaaaatgctgttGAAGCTTTGATGGAAAATGACAGGAAATGCGGTCTGCCTCTTTGTGTTGCACAGAGTGACATCAAACGTGTCCTTACGGGTgacacttcttcttcttgctgtCTCCGTAGGACAGGTTTCTGCAGGCGCCGACTGTGATCTCCAGACGGGAGGTGTTGGTGTTGAAGGCCAGAGCCAGCTCCAGTTCTCCGGTCACAGAAACGCTCTCAAAGCCGAACTCTgtgctggtgctgctgcagctgccctGAGGGAGCCAAATACAGGTTATAGCATCAATTTTACACTTCAGAGGAAAAGGATGAGAGAGGTGTGAGAGAGGATAATTATCAGAGGGGATTTTCTGATCAGGGCTGTTATTTCTGAATATTTCAACCACTGGATGTTGTTtggggattttattttattattttttaatgaaaatccGCTGTGACTTACTCTCTTCCCTCCAGAGTACTCAGAACCGAATGAAGTCTCGTCCTCTGCCCCGGTGGATGAGCCCTCCTGGTCGCTGTCTTTGCTTTTCTTGAACAGGTTTGGAAGACTTGGGACTTTGAAGAGCTGCACAAAGAAAGAGAGTCATTTTCTTTACTCTGCTTCTGAACATTTTCATATGATATAAAACTAGAAAACATCAAGGAGCAGTTTAGgcacaaaaagcaaaaagtcGCACTCTCTCTCAGATTTGAGGTTGCTGAAGTTATTCACTCTCATCACCAGCAGGTGGTGCTAAAGGCCCTGAATCAGTTCACCGCCTTTTCTGTGATTCCCCGCTTAGACTCTCAGGCCCAAATATGTGCTCTGCAAAAACACTTTCACTTGCAGCAGAAGCAGCACTACTATTACAAACTCGAGGAGTTCAGTGACTGATGCGACCTACCGTGCTCGatttgtttatgtctgtgtcGGACAGGCTCTTTTGGGTGGAGTGGGTGAAGCTCGAGCCTCTCCATCTGTTGTCGACTTTCAGCAGATCTTCACGGACGTCGTTTTGAGAATTGGAAATCTCTGCAAAAGGAAATGTAAGAAAAGCACAACCCAGTAAATGCCTGTTTACTGGAAAACAAATTTAACGAAGAGGTGCATCCTGTGCTCGGACAAACAACACTGCTCAAAGAGCTGTGCGTGTGTGGTGGTGCTATCTCCTGCATCATCTAAAGCCTCTTTTGCTGATGCAGTAGGTGTCATGAGCTCacaaggctttttttttcttctaaattaTCTCTGGTGAATTTCCTTTGTGGTTATTACAGTGCGTATATTGAGCTCATGATCAGAGTGTGTTTGATAACATCCACAGGAAGTGATGCTACTAATTTCGAAGCAACAATTTCTCACAACTGCACACTGAGAGTACCTGTGGTGTGTTACACTTTCTGTTATTAAGAAGTAAAGAATTACTGATCGTGGCAATGCTGACCGCTGGGCTGAGGTTGAACGACGACTTACTTTTAATGTGACTCGTGAAGGAAACCATTAGATTTTCCACAGATTTGGTGAAAGGCTTTGAGTTTTTCCAATCCTGCAgatcaaaaacaataataatgattaattaCTTTATGCATGTTTCATTTTATcttgtaaaaaaaatgaaatgggaaaagaaaataatactTTACCCCAGATCTGCTCAGGAAGTGATAATCCAAGTGCGGTGGAGGAGTGGGTGGCACAATGGATATATGACTGCGAAGATACACGAGTCAAAATTTTTGATTTTACAACCACATCAGGACGGAGACTTAACCTGAtgtagaaaaatgagaaataaaCACTTAGAAGGTAAATCATACCTCAGCACATTGTAGGTCTTCAATAGTTTCTCCCCAACCGTCTCATATTTGTCTGCAAGGACATCAGAAAGGAACAGAAAACCATTTAAATATCCTTAATAGTTAAGTGTTATGATGCCTAGCCATACTATGAACTGAACACATAAAGCCAGCAACATAAAACAACTGCGTTCATTCATATTTTATGAGTCAGTGTAGCTGAACAAGTGTGCATTAATATTGAATAatgatttatatttaaaaaaggaaaagcagcTGTGTATGCAGCATGCAAGCGGTCCTGTATACTTATTTACAGCTGCTGTCAGTTTATTGTCTACAGAATAATTATGAACAAGTTCAGAACATATGATAACCATGAGAATATCTTAATCTCTCCCTTTTGAAATTAACGTTCTCAGGATTGTAACTCAAGGAGTTTACTGAACATCAGAGCCGTGAGCTCTAACTTGTGATTGACGGTCATGTTAAACTCTATCTGGAGGGTTGCTGTCAGATTAGCAGACTCTATCTCTGTCAGTTGCAAAGGCAGCAAGGGTCCTCATAACTTCCTTAGTCTCTTAGGGATGTGAGACAGCAGTCCCAGTTCATAATTGCAAGCCAAACAGTTGGAATGACATGTAATGAAATAATGCAGAACAGGATCTCTGCTGCTCTGACACTCAAACTGAATTTCTGATTTGATTGTTGTTTGCCCTGCACACTGTCTGAAGATGTAGCGCTAAAAATCAGAGCAGgggataaaaaaaattatttagcaGAGGATGTGCAGACCAGAGATGGGGGAAGTTACTCCCATGCCCTGCAAATCACACcctgtgtgtatgcatgcagTTTGGGTTTTGCATACAAACCTGTGTTGACTGGaaatttctttgacttttcTTCTAGAAACCATTCTCCGGACTTGATTTTTACATCCCTGTGAAGAAGAAGAGCGCCGTGATGAGCAGGTAGAAATGACAAGACAGCCACAATCAATAAAACTACAACTGCAACATcttcatttctcttttgaatTTAGCTTTAGTTTGACAAATGTATCTTTGTTCTTTCACAGATAATTAAAGTAGTAAAAGAACACGTTACATCCTTTTCTGAAAACCAAGGCGTGGATTTCGGAGGAAAACATGCGCCCTCGGTATTCAGAACAAATCATCTATAAACTTGgacacatttttacacatataaaATACCCACACTGAAAATGAAGAGGCCGCAAATACGTATTGGAAATACACCTAATCTAAATTTGACTTTTCAGAGATGCTATCTgcatatttcaaatatttacgACAGAGTTCATATAGAGGAAGGGAAGGGGAAGTTTTAAAGAAGCGACAGGATGTGTTCAAATATCTCGTTTCATCTAAAATAGCAAATTGGTGTCACAGCTATTTTAAATAAGACTCAGGGCACTTTAAAAGTTATTAGAATAGTTTGTGGTTGACTAGCAAACAGCTGGAATGTTGACGATTAATTAGAACAGCGACACTTGACCTGAAACTCATGTTAAAGTTGCAGATTTAATGTAGGTATCAATCAATCTGAGCAAAGACCTTGTTATTATCGGTTTTCACTCATTATCATTTCCTTCATAAATCTGCTAAACAGAATAATTACCCACATTTTTATGGAATTGGAGTTTTTCTACTCTTGCTTTGGTTAGTCGGCTCTTGAGTGATTTGATTCAGTCATGTTGCTTTAGTGTCCTTGACacaatttcctctttttttgtagCAATCTGTGCCTTTCAAACTGCAAGTCAGTCTTTACATCATGTTCCTGCAACTGAGCAGGGGGGTTTCAGTCTTTACGTGAAGCTGCTGACTTGAGAAACTGCAGTTTAACAGGGGTGTAGCTAAATCTATGGAAGTTAGGGGGGCTCTTAGTGGTTTGGTCCACTGTCCACTATTCCCTAACGCCTTTACTTTGAAGGGGAATCTTATACTGTTACGGGGAATGTTTTATGGAGGTGGGAGGTCCATCCACAATTAAATTAGTGTTCTAAATCATTGAATTATCAAATAATTTTCAAGTGATTTGGTCAGGttattatttcaaatgtcatttTCTGATCTCCCACGGACTGTTTAACCATTTCATTGGATAGTTCAGCACAACGACAGGGTCTCTCAACAGtacacaaacagagtaaaagTGAAAGTGTGAGATTTGAGCCTCAGTTACAGTAACCTTCAGTCACTGCTGGGCTTTACACACGCACAGTCATTTAGTGTTTGATTTGAGCCTCGCTGAGTCACACATTTCAACCCTCTGTACAGCAGGCTCGCTGGTGGCCTCCCTACCTGTACGCGTGGCAGACCGTGCACTTCCAGATCGCTGCTCCCACACGACACTTGTTGCAGATGCGGTGGCTGCAGCCGCGGCAGACTGCGCCAGAGTTCCAGAACTTTCCCAGCGGCCTCTGGCAGCGGGCGCAGGTCCGCTCACCGTACTGCCGGGCATAGCTCTTTGCACCCTTCCTTCGGAGCTCCTGCAGGTCATATTTCATCCTCCTGAGGAGAGGGAGAACCACAGAGAGCTTTAACTGCGAACTTCACGGACATTTCTCTTCTGACAATAATGAACTTTTTTTGGTACATTTGTATCTTTTAAACATCCTTCAGAAAAGCATCACTCTGTTAGAGATACTCAACATAAAGCCAGCAGATAAAAGTTAATTTCTTCTGGCTATAAAAACTAAAGAACagtatgatttttaaaaagtatgcCCTTATATGGGGACAATGGGGACATATGGGGTTTCTTTGAGAGCATAACACAAAGTTACCATAGTTTAACAAggtttaaaacactttattgaGCAGAATTAAGTGTCAGCTGCAGAAAAACCAAGATTTAAAGTCCCCGTGTGAGAAGAAggttctttctttattttatggCACAGTATGAACTTCTGATATCACACACATGTCCGTATGTTAAGTATGAAACTACTAACAGTTCAGATTTGTAACAGGTAACATCTCTGaaacaggttttgttttcagaaGAATCATATTTTCGCTTTCACATAATCAATATAAGAGCAGTCAGCCCTGCCTCCTTCCAGCATCCCTAAAAATCTCATTTCATCCCAGCACCCATTAACACTGTTTGAAATGACCCACCTGATCCTGTCTTCTTCGATTGCTCGCATCTGTTTGTCTCTCCGAAGAACCTCCAGgatgctctctctctccataaCTTGAAGCAAACTTAAATCCatgtttttgaataaaaaaaaaagaagaaagaaatactGGTTCAGGTCTTCTGTCACTGTCACAGGTCCTCCTCTCGctgtctgtcctcctctctgcttcaccgttttcttttttcactcctgtctcctcctcccctcctcttTAGTCCTCCCCCTCACTGGGCCCAACCCTCAGATCGTCTCTTTCGTCTTCTGGAActgaaagatttaaaaaaggGAGATAGCAAAGGTTATTTCGCGAGCAGCGGAGATTCCCCTTCCACATCAGAAAGCTacttatagtatttctacttgAATGATTTGAAATAACCTTCTTATCTCCAAGAATACCCGGGAGCTACGCGTCACAAACACCTGATGACGTAAATAGTTGCTCGGCGGCACAGGATgtcatgaaaaaattacatgtCCAGATCTGTGTCGATCAGTTTCCCCTCATTTCCCTTCATGCTGCTCATGTCCTCACAGACCTCCGCTGTGTTAAACCACCGCGGCTTCCTCAGCTGCAGGAAGAGCAGCGATGCTTCACTGATGGCAGGGCAACAGCAAAGCAAACCAAATGCCAACCCTGTGCATTATTGATGGCTGACGTGCACCCGTGtcccagtttctttttcttttttgtttttattattagatcAATAGATCTGTTTCATGTTTTACTTCAAAAGAAGTCACTTGACAGTGCTTGGAAATAAGCTCAGCCACTGGTTTGAGGTTTACAGCAGAAgatcagctgtgtgtgtttgtgaagaaGCTAGAATATCTTGAACACATCACATGTCTTGTATTAAAGTCCTTAAAATGATAAGGTGAAGATTAGTGAGTGTTATCTGTCAAAGACTGACCGCTTACTGAAAATGTTCACCTTGCATAACATTGCATGTAGAGTTGTGACTGTGTTACTTTACCACAAACAGTCATCAAACAACTTAGCGGGTCTAGCTGTGAACTGGCTTGGTCAACACATGGACCTCTTGTCTTTACATCTCAGTCGTGcagattattttttgttttttaatccatagttatttttaatctctgcctctcttccacagcttgtctcttctccctcccctcacccccaaacTAGTCAAATGGTTGCCCCTCCTTGAACCTAGctctgctggaagtttcttcctgttaaagtggactttttcctttccagtGTCGCCAAGGGGTCAAAGGCGGTTGTCTGATTGTCGCTATTATTGTACAATCTTTACCCTACAACTTAAAGCACTTTGAgacgactgctgttgtgatttgtgtaaataaaactgaactgaattgctTGCATGCCTGACCACACAGCTGGGTGTGTGGTCAGTTTATAAAGAGAGTCAATCAGCTGCGTAGGAGGAAGTAAAGGAGAAAGC
This genomic window contains:
- the sytl3 gene encoding synaptotagmin-like protein 3; the protein is MDLSLLQVMERESILEVLRRDKQMRAIEEDRIRRMKYDLQELRRKGAKSYARQYGERTCARCQRPLGKFWNSGAVCRGCSHRICNKCRVGAAIWKCTVCHAYRDVKIKSGEWFLEEKSKKFPVNTDKYETVGEKLLKTYNVLSHISIVPPTPPPHLDYHFLSRSGDWKNSKPFTKSVENLMVSFTSHIKKISNSQNDVREDLLKVDNRWRGSSFTHSTQKSLSDTDINKSSTLFKVPSLPNLFKKSKDSDQEGSSTGAEDETSFGSEYSGGKRGSCSSTSTEFGFESVSVTGELELALAFNTNTSRLEITVGACRNLSYGDSKKKKCHPYVKIYVLPDKSCKLKTSVKKNTTDPVYNEVLKYGIQRNMLIGKRLQATVWHSGTLKRKVFLGEVLIPLDGWRFEDKAFQCFNWYPLCPKPERQNGGAADQE